The genomic interval GCCCGGTGCGCATGCTCGATGAGATCCAGGCGATGCTCAGCCCTCCGCGCAACGAAGAGGAGCGCGTGGCTCAGCTTCGCAAGGACTGGAACGTAGAGTGGGATACCCGCCGGCTCTGGGTTGAGAGTTTCTCGGAGGGCGAGGGTGCCTTTGAACTCGAAGGGATGGCTGGCTCGGCCGATGACGTCGCGGAATTTTTGCAGCGCATGACCACCGCGCGCCACTTCGCCAATGTGCAGCTTGAGTACGTGGAGACGGCCTCAGGCGGCGGGCGCAGCGCCAGCGGTCAGGTTCGCATGGTGAACTTCCGCATCTTCGGCGAGCTGAGTTATCTCGGTTATGCCTCCGCCTCGGAAGCTGACGCCGAGCAGGGTAGCTGAGCACCCTACCCGTTGAATTCGCCACTGGAGGGCGATGACGATGAATGACGTGATCGACAGATTTAACGCCTACCCGCTGGGCCAGAAGGTGTTGGCGGTCTTTATCCTGATGATCGGGATCTTTGTGGGCTTCCTCACGCTGATCTACCGGCCGATGCAGGATGAGATCGCCGCGGCTGAGACGCAGCGCAGTGAGTTGCAGCGGGAGCTGGGCCGCCTCAAAGAGATCAGCGAGAGCCGCGCCGAGGTGGTCGCCCGCCTCAACGATCTGGAGCGCCAGCTGCACATCGCCCGCGAGAAGCTTCCGGTCTCCGCAGAGATCCCCAGCCTGCTGCAGCGCATCCATAACCAGGCCAAGACCGCAGGCCTGGAGATCAACCGCTTCCGACGAAACGAAGACGTCGCCAGCGAGGACTTCATCGAGATTCCGGTGGAGATGGAGCTGGTCGGATCCTTCGATGAGGTCGCCAACTTCTTTTACTTCGTGGGTCGGATGACGCGAATCGTCAACGTCAAGGACATCAACGTCAGCCGGCAAGCCAGCGGACTGGTCGCCGATGGTCAGCTTGAGGTGAGCGCCAAAGCAACGACCTACCGCTGGAAAGCCAACTAAGCGCCGAGCGTCCGAGACGAGCCCACCTCCATGAGGGTGGGACGCTGAGATAAGGTGAGCAGGATGATTGAGCTTTTGAACAGATCGCGCCGCAGAGCGGCCAGGCCCTCCGGCCGGCGCCTGTGGATCATCGCGGCGCTGATCGCGATCAGCGCCCCCTCGATGGTCGCCTGCGGCGGAGATGATACCGCCACCGGGGTTCCGCCGGAGCTTCTGGAGCGGCGCAAAAAGCGCGCCGAGCGCCAGAAGCAGGCCGAGGAGAGCCCGGCGGCAGAGGCCGATCTTCAGGTCGCCGCCTTTGACCCGGCAGAAGAGTATCAGCGGCCTGATTATCCGGTGCGCCGCAACCCCTTCCAGCCCGATCTGGACGTGATGCAGCCGGAGCCAGCCGCGATTGATGACTCGGTGCGTCCGCTGGAGCCGCTCGAAGAGTTCCCGCTGAGCTCGCTCAATCTGGTGGCGGTCATCAGCGAGACGGCCGTGCCCCGGGCGATGTTCGTCGATCCCAACGGGCTTGGTCATTTTGTGAAAGAAGGCGATCGCATCGGCCGCAACAGCGGCGTGGTGCGCGTGATTCGAGATAATGAGGTGGAGATCCGCGAGGGCGGCGCCGACGAGAGCGGCGCGGTGGTCACGGTGCGACTGCGCGATCAGCAACTGCGCGTGACCGAGAGCGGACTGACACCCGAGGAGCGTGAGGCGCTGCAGCGTCTGCTTGAGTCTGAAGAGGGTCGTGAAGCGATTGAGCGCTCCTATCGCGACATGGCCCCGGGTGCCTCGGCCACTGATTCGGCCAACGAGAGCGCATCTGACACGCGATTTCCGGGGCTCGCCCCGCCCTCACGGCGGCAACAATGAAGAGAAAAAACGTCGATGAACGACGGGGTGTGTTCGGTTGGAGCGCCCGCGCTTTTTGCCAGGAAGGCATCACCCACGCTGCAAGACGCAGGAGTCATGCTATGAGATGGAAGATACCGGTAGTGATGCTGTGCGCGACCCTGGGAATGGGCGCACCGGCAATGGCGCAAACCCCCGCGGCTACCGAGCAGTCCAGCGCACTTAACCAGGTCAGCGCGTTTACGGTGGAAGAGGGCGCCGACGGCACCTACATCCGTATCGCAGGCACCGAGGTGGCGACCTTCTCGGTCTTCAAGCTCGACGACCCGCCGCGCCTTTTTGTGGATCTCTCCAACAGTCGGCTCGCCGGTGAGGCATCGAGTGAGCGCGTCGACAACGGGGTGATCTCGCGGGTGGGGCTGATCGAATTTGAAGACAGCTTCCAGACTGTGGCTCGCCTTGTGATCGGCTTTGAGGAGAGCGCTCATTACGATGTGCGCACCGAGGGCAGCGATGTACTCGTCTTTGTCGACGGTGCCGGTCGCCGCGGGCAGAGCGGGGCGGCGGGGGTCGCCAATGCCGGCGCTTCGAAAGAGGAGCTGGAGCGCAGCCGTCAGGCCTACGAGCGTGCCAACGCCGAGCTCAGCCGCACCCAGACGCAGCTCAGCCTCGCTCAGCAGGAGCTGGCTCAGGCCCGCGCCCAGCGTGAGCAGGCCCGCGGCGAAGAGCGTGAGCGCCTGGAGCGCGAAGTCGCCAGCCGCACGCAGGCCCTGCAGCGCGCCCAGCAAGAGGCCAACGCCCGGCAGGCTGAAGCTCAGGCGCTGCGCGCTCAGCTCGCAGGCCTGGAAGCCGAGCGCGACCAGAGCCGCGAGCGCCTGGTCGCCGCCCAGCGTCGCGCCGAGCAGGCCGAGCAGGAGCGCCAGCAGGCCCTGAGCCTTGCCCGCGCCAAAGAAGAAGAGGGCGAGCGTGCCCGTCAGCGCGCCCGCGAGCTTGAGTCGCGCTTGACTCAGGCGGAGCAGACGCTGGCCAGCGTCAACGCCCAGCGTCAGGGAGCCCAGGGCCAGATCGGCACGCTGAGCGAGCGCGTCGATGAGGCCGAGCGTCGCCTGGCCGCCGAGCGCCATCAGCTTGAAGAAGCCCGTCGCCGCGAAGCGCAGCTGCAAGCGCAGATTGAGCAGCTGGGCAAATCGAGTTCGCAGGCCGACCGCGACGCCATCGCGCAGGTCGAGGCGGAGCGGGCGCGTCAGCGTGAGCTGCAGGCCCGCGCCCAGGCTGAAGTCGAGCGCGTGCAGCGCGAAGCGGCCGCCGCCGAGCGAGAACTTCGTGAACTTAATAGCGCCCTGACCCAGCGCGACGCCGAGATCGAGCGTCTGCGCCGCGACGTCGAGCAGGCCCAGCAGGCCCAGGCTCGCGAGGTTGCCAGCGCTCATGAAGCCGAACGTGCCCGTCTGCGGGCGCTCAACGAGGCTATTGCCCGTGAAGAGCAGCGCGTCGAGGCGATCGAGCAGGCCCGCCGCGCCGAGGAAGGTCGTCTGGAGAATCTTCAGGCGCGCCGCACTCAGGAAGAAGACGGCGTTGAAGCGATGCGCCAGGAGCGCGAGCGCATGGAGGCCGAGCTGGCCCAGGCCCGCCAGGCGCTCGCGAGCACCCGCGACGAACTCGCGCGTGCCGAGCAGGCCCGCCAGGCCTCGGAGCGAGAGCTTGAGCAGGTTGCGCGCGTCATTCCCGTCGATCCGAAGAACTCCAACGCGGTGCGCTCGGTGCGCCTTGAAACCGATGATGACGGTCACTCGCGTATCGTAGTTCAACTTGACCGGCCCGGTCAGGTGGAGACGACCCGCAGCCGTGATGGTCGCGCGGTGATGATCCTCAACGATGTGGCGCTTCCCGAGCATCTTGAGCGCACGCTGGCAGCCGACTCCCAGGGAGGCGCGGTGCGCTTTGTCTCCAGCTTTGTCGACGCTCGCACCAACACCGTGCGCATGGAGGCTGAACTCAACTCGGAGGCCCGCGCCCGCCTGAGCCAGAGCGGCAATGAGCTTGTCTGGGAGTTCGCTCCCGAGCAGGCTCAGCCCGCCCAACAGCTCGCCGCTGACACCGCTCCGCGCCGCGTGCAGGATGGTCAGAGCGTGACCTCGGCGCCTCCGCGTTACCCGCGCGTGGTCACCGACCCCTCGCAGGTGAGCTCGGTGCCCGGCATGAGCCGCAAGCGCATCACCATCGATCTTCGTAACGCCGATGTTCAGAACGTGCTGCGCCTGGTGGCCACCGAAGGCGGCGTCAACATCATCGCCGGCGACGGCGTGGAGGGCGTGGTCACGATGCGTCTTCGTAACGTTCCGCTCGACCAGGTCTTCTTGAATATCCTACAGGCCTTGCAGCTGGGCTTTGAGGTGCGCGGCAACGTCATTCGTGTTGCGCCTGCCTCGGTGCTCGCCGAAGAAGAAGCGGCGCGTGCAGAAGCCCGTACCCGTGCGCAGCGCGTGCAGCCGCTGGAGGTCTTCCTGCTGCCGGTGAACTACGCCACGGCCGACGAGCTCGTCAGCCAGGTGCAGGGCTTGCTCAGCCCGCGCGGCAGCGTCTCGGTTGATGCGCGCACCAACACGCTGATCATCAAAGATCTGCGCGAGAACCTCACCTCGATCCGCATGCTGGTCGAGACGCTCGACTCCCAGGTGCCGCAGGTTCTCATTGAGGCCCGCATCGTGGAGACCAGCGACACCTTCAGCCGCCAGATCGGTGTGCAGTGGGGCGGTGATATCGGTTTCTCCCAGGGCACCGGTAACCCCACCGGCTTGATCTTCCCCAACGTTCTCGGCCTGGCCGGTGGCGCGACCGACGGTCAGACCCCTGTGGCCGGGACCTCGTCCAACCCCAACTTCGCGGTGAACCTGCCCGCGCCGGTCGGTACCGGTGCCGGTGGTGCCATCGGCCTGACGATGGGCAGCGTGGGCGGTGCGGTGAACCTGAACCTGCGTCTCTCCGCGCTTGAGGAGGCCGGGCATGCCAAGATTGTCAGCGCCCCGCGCATCCTGACGATGGACAACAAGGAAGCGTCCATCTCCCAGGGCACCAGCATCCCGATCAGCGTGGTCGGTGCGGCCGGTGTGCAGACGGTCTTCGTCGACGCGACGCTCGAGTTGACGGTCACCCCGCACGTCACCCCCGACGGCAACATCCGCCTCTCCATTGATGCGACCAAGAACGAGCCCGACTTCCAGAACACCGGCGCCCGCGGTGACCCCACGATCATTCAGCGCCAGGCGACCACCGAGCTTCTGATTCCCGACGGCGACACCACTGTGATCGGCGGCATCTACACCCGCAACGCCGGCCATAGCGTCTCGGCGGTGCCCTTCCTGCATCGCATCCCGATTCTGGGCTTCTTCTTCAAGACCCAGTCCGAGAGCGAGCGCCGCTCGGAGCTCTTGATCTTCATCACCCCGCGCATCGTCAATCGCGCTGAGTCGCTGGGCGGCATGTCCGCCGGAAGCGTCTCCGGCGATGGATGGGAGGAATGATGATGGGGGATTGGTCCAACGCGACAGATTCTGCGAGAATGGGGCGAGGCCCCACTCAAGACACGCCACAGGTCGACCGCGCCAGATGCGCGACATCGACGAGGAGATGGATGATGAAGACTCCGATCAAGGTATTGAGCGCGAGCGCCCTGCTGGCCATGAGCCTGAGCGGGTGCGTGGAACAAGATGCCACGCTGCAACTCAAAGGCGGCGTGTTGGCGACCACCGGCGAGGGCGAGAACGCGTGCGTGATGCCTTCGGATTACGACTCGGTGGTTGTTTTCTCCTCCAGCGGGTTCATCGCCGGGCAGGAGCTTCGGGACTTCGGCCAGCCCCTGGTCGGCGACGAGTATGTGCCGGGCACGCGCAACGCGTTTCAACTCGGCGTGGCGTTTCTTAACCGCCTCCCTGACTCCCGCAACGTCGGGGCGACTGGTGGCGGCGGTTCCGGTGGCTTTGAGGGGCTTTACCTCGATCAAAACGCGATCACGGTTACCGGGGCTCGGGTCAACGTGCCGGCCGACCTCAATAAGTTCGCTGGCTTCGGCAGCGTTGATTTCCCGGAAGCACGGCGTGACTTCAGCGCCCTGGTGGAGAGCGGCGGCGGCTCGGTGGTCATGCGCGTCCCGCTGATTGAGGGAAGCACCGAGCTCGATGTGCTTAACGACTTTGTACTGTCGACAGCAGCAAATCAGATCACCTTCGTGTTTACGGTGCAGCTGGTTGGCGAGACCCTCTCGGGCAATGAGGTTACCTCCAATATCTACCAGTACCCGGTCACGATCTGTCCGAGCTGTAATGTAGGTACCTCCGGTGTGTGTGCGGTCGCCGAATAAAGCGAGGGCATGGGCTTCGCATCGATGATGCGTAGCACTCGACATCCTCAACCGAGGCTCCTGCGGGAGTCCTGGTCCACAAAAAAGCCCCCGGACGCGCAGCGTCCGGGGGCTTTTTTTTGTGCGGCGCCTTCCTCGCGTTCTGTGCTCGCCTCAACATCTTCTGTGTACGCCTTCCGGTACTCCTGGCTCGCCCACGTTGCCTGAGTGCGACAGATGTTGAAACACGTTGCTGGAGCGTTCCGGAAGTTGAAAAGGGATGCGCGTGAGCAGGCAGCGTCGAAGTTGAAAAGGGATGCGCGTGAGCAGGCCGCTTCGTTTGCAGGCCCTGCCTATAGCAGCGTTTCGGTAAGAGCAGGCCTTCGACACAAAGCCACCTTCTACCTGCGGTACGCATTGCCTGAACGTTTTATGGCTCTCCATCCCTGGGAGAGCCGCGGATGACGGGTGGGGAGCACAACGCGTCGACCATCAAAAAGCCCCCGCTGACCCTGGGTCAGCGGGGGCTTTTTGATGCAGGCATGAACCCGACCTCGGGAGTCGGCTCATGCCTGAGATAGCTCGCCGCGCGGCATCTTCGCCCCGCACAACGCTCACTCCGGGTACATGTTACGCCGCAGCGGTCTTATCGTCGTTGTAGAGGTTGTTGATCATGTCGCCGTAGCGCGCCATGACCACCCGACGCTTCACGCTGAGCTTGGGCGTGAGCATGTCGTTATCCGCACTGAACTCCTCTTCGATCAGAGCAAAGCGCTTGGGACGCTCATAACCCTTGAGCGAGGCGCTGACCCGATCGATCTCTTTCTGGTAGAGCTCCTTGACCTTCGGATGGGTCAGAAGCTCATCGCGGGGCACACCGTTTTTGTCGGCCCAGTTGCTAAGGTTCTCCAGGTCCACCACGATCAACGCCACGTTGTAGGCCTTGTTGGTGCCTTCGACCATGACCTGGTTGACGTAGGGCGAGAGCTTGAGCTGCTCCTCGATGGGGCCGGGCACCACGTACTTGCCGTTCTCCAGCTTGTACTGCTCTTTGACGCGGCCCAGAATCCAGACGAAGCCATCTTCGTCCACGCGGCCGAGGTCGCCGGTGTGGAAGGTGCCGTCCTCGTCGAGCACCTTGGCAGTCTGCTCGGGGAGGTTGTGGTAGCCCTGCATCACGTTGGGCCCCTTCACGCAGATCTCACCGGTGCCGGAGGGGTAACCCTCAACATCGGCGATGGTGATCGCCACGCCCGGGATGGGCCGGCCGACGCTGCCGATCTTGCGATTGGCAGGGGAGTTGCAGGTGGCAATCGGTGAGGTCTCGGTCAGGCCGTAGCCCTCGTAGACGGTGATGTTGAGGTTGTCGATGAAGCGGGCCACCTCGGGGCTGAGCGCCGCACCGCCGCTGAACGCGTACTTAAGACGGCCGCCGAAGCGCGCGCGCACCTTCGAGAAGACCAGCTTGTCGTAGAACTTGTTCATCATCGCGGTCAGACCGCCCGACTCACCCCGTTCGCGCATCCCCCGCAGCGCCTCGGAGTTGGCCATGCCCTGGGTGAAAAGCATCTGCTTGATGCCACCCTCGGCCTCCATCTTCTGCTGCACGCCGTTGTAGATGCGGTTGAAGATCCGCGGCACGGCAAAGAGAAGGGTGGGGCGAACCTCCGAGAGGTTCTCGATGATGGTGTTGACGTTCTCGGCGATGCCCAGCGCCGCGCCCATCGAGAGCAGGCAGTGCAGCTCCACGACCTGGCCAAAACTATGGGCCCAGGGAAGGAAGGAGAGGCTGACATCGTCGGGGCCAATCTCCAGAAGCTGATGCACGCCGTTGACGTTGCTCATGATGTTCTTGTGGCTGAGCAGCACGCCTTTGGGGTCACCGGTGGTCCCGGAGGTGTAGATGAACCCGCAGACATCGTCTTCGTCGGGGTGAACGACCGCCGCCGGGGTCTTCGCGCCGTGGTCGAGAAGTGTCTGGTAGCTGTCTTCGGAGTCGCGGGGGCCGTCGAAGTAGATCACGCGTTCCAGCGAGTCGAGCTCATCGATCAGCGGCTTGACCTGATCGTAGATCACCTGGTTGGCCACCAGCGCGACCTTCGCGCCGCTGTCGCGCAGGATGTAGGTCCAGTCCTTGACCAGCTGGGCCTCGTACATCGGGCAGTAGCGCGCGCCCAGGCTGTAGGTGGCGTAAGCACCGACGGCCCATTCCACGCGGTTGTTGGCGATGACCGCAACGGTGTCGCCTTTCTGCACGCCCATATCCGCCAGCGCACCGCGGAACTGCTCGACCTGCACGCCGAACTCACCGTAGCTCGTCCATTTGTAGCTTCCGCCGGTCTTGGTACCGAAGAGCGGAGACGACTTATACGTCGCGACGCTATGCTCCAAAATCTCGACGAGGTTCTTAAACTCTTTGGCCATCGATCACTCCAATTTCGCAATACGCGTTAGCACTCGACGCTCATCCTGCCGTAGACATCTGAGCGTGCGTGGCCAATCTGGACCACGGCTTCCTTGACCATCACCATTCGACAAGCTGTTCTTAGCCCGCCAATCTAGCCGTCAATGCGGAGGTGCGCAAGGTGCCCTGAACCGGCTTTGGGCGTGGCTACATCGTGTCGATAACTCCAGCTGTGTGCGAGACTTATGTCCGATACCCAACGACTTGACCGACTCCCCGATCATGCCAGTGTTCAGACGCGAGGCAGGCTGGTGCAAACGGATCAGGGCTGGGAGCTGCGAAATCTTCACCGCCGCTACAGTCTTGTGTTTTTCAACGCTGCGGAGCCCGCTGCTTCGGAGCATCTGGCCCTGGTGGAGCTCGCCGGCCAGCGCGATGGCGAGCAGATCACGGTAGCATCATGGAGGGTCATCGCCCACGCCCAGACCGGCCCCACTCGCCTCACCGCTGACCGCACCACCGAGTTGGGCCGGGCCCTTGAGGCTCGCGCCAGGTTTAACCGGCAGGCTCGCCACTTCTTTGAGTTCCGCGACTTTCTGGAAGTCGAGACGCCGGCCTGGGTGCGCGCCCCGGGCACCGATGTGCATCTATCCCCGGTGGCGGCCACCGTGCATCTCGACGGCCCGCACCTTCCCCGAACGGGCTACCTGCATACCTCGCCAGAGTTCAGCATGAAGCGCCTTCTCTGCGAAGGCGCCGAGCGGATCTACCAACGTGCCAGAGTGTGGCGAGATGGCGAGGTGACCGCGCGACATAATCCCGAATTCAGTCTTCTGGAGTGGTACCGCGCCTGGGAGCCCCTGGATGCCATCATGGACGACGTCGAGCAGCTCGTCGCTCAGACGCTTCACGCCGGGAGTGCGCGTCCGCTCTTACGCCCGATTCCGCGCGTGACCATGCAGGAGGTTGTCAGGGAGGCCTGCGGCTTCGACATCCTGGACACCCTCACCCTGGAGCCGCTGCGCGAGACGGTTCATCGTCTCGATCTTCTCCCCCCGCATCTATGTGAGACGACGCATTGGGATGACCTTTTCTTTGCGCTGGTCGTTGAACATATCGATCCCTTTATCGCCACGATGGGGGCGGTCTTCGTCACCGAGTGGCCCGCACCGCTGGCGGTGCTGGCTCGCAAAAGTCCGCACGATGCGCGCACAGCCGAGCGCTTTGAGCTCTACGTCGACGGCGTGGAGCTGGCCAACGGCTTTGGCGAGCTAACCGACGCGCAGGAGCAACGCGCGCGTTTTGAGGAGGACAGCCGCGCGCGCAAGGCCCGCGGGTTGCCCTGCCTGCCGATGCCGGAGGCCTTTCTGGAGGCGTTGCGCTTTGGCATGCCTCCCTCCTCGGGGGTGGC from Lujinxingia sediminis carries:
- a CDS encoding PilN domain-containing protein, whose protein sequence is MIRVNLLPIKQARRRSAGRTQLLLFAGLLIAELAILFVFYLVESEKLSTRESEVTGLQREVTALESEVADARTLEKEAEALNAQLAVLNNLEAQRIGPVRMLDEIQAMLSPPRNEEERVAQLRKDWNVEWDTRRLWVESFSEGEGAFELEGMAGSADDVAEFLQRMTTARHFANVQLEYVETASGGGRSASGQVRMVNFRIFGELSYLGYASASEADAEQGS
- a CDS encoding type 4a pilus biogenesis protein PilO — protein: MTMNDVIDRFNAYPLGQKVLAVFILMIGIFVGFLTLIYRPMQDEIAAAETQRSELQRELGRLKEISESRAEVVARLNDLERQLHIAREKLPVSAEIPSLLQRIHNQAKTAGLEINRFRRNEDVASEDFIEIPVEMELVGSFDEVANFFYFVGRMTRIVNVKDINVSRQASGLVADGQLEVSAKATTYRWKAN
- a CDS encoding pilus assembly protein PilP; amino-acid sequence: MIELLNRSRRRAARPSGRRLWIIAALIAISAPSMVACGGDDTATGVPPELLERRKKRAERQKQAEESPAAEADLQVAAFDPAEEYQRPDYPVRRNPFQPDLDVMQPEPAAIDDSVRPLEPLEEFPLSSLNLVAVISETAVPRAMFVDPNGLGHFVKEGDRIGRNSGVVRVIRDNEVEIREGGADESGAVVTVRLRDQQLRVTESGLTPEEREALQRLLESEEGREAIERSYRDMAPGASATDSANESASDTRFPGLAPPSRRQQ
- the pilQ gene encoding type IV pilus secretin PilQ; this encodes MRWKIPVVMLCATLGMGAPAMAQTPAATEQSSALNQVSAFTVEEGADGTYIRIAGTEVATFSVFKLDDPPRLFVDLSNSRLAGEASSERVDNGVISRVGLIEFEDSFQTVARLVIGFEESAHYDVRTEGSDVLVFVDGAGRRGQSGAAGVANAGASKEELERSRQAYERANAELSRTQTQLSLAQQELAQARAQREQARGEERERLEREVASRTQALQRAQQEANARQAEAQALRAQLAGLEAERDQSRERLVAAQRRAEQAEQERQQALSLARAKEEEGERARQRARELESRLTQAEQTLASVNAQRQGAQGQIGTLSERVDEAERRLAAERHQLEEARRREAQLQAQIEQLGKSSSQADRDAIAQVEAERARQRELQARAQAEVERVQREAAAAERELRELNSALTQRDAEIERLRRDVEQAQQAQAREVASAHEAERARLRALNEAIAREEQRVEAIEQARRAEEGRLENLQARRTQEEDGVEAMRQERERMEAELAQARQALASTRDELARAEQARQASERELEQVARVIPVDPKNSNAVRSVRLETDDDGHSRIVVQLDRPGQVETTRSRDGRAVMILNDVALPEHLERTLAADSQGGAVRFVSSFVDARTNTVRMEAELNSEARARLSQSGNELVWEFAPEQAQPAQQLAADTAPRRVQDGQSVTSAPPRYPRVVTDPSQVSSVPGMSRKRITIDLRNADVQNVLRLVATEGGVNIIAGDGVEGVVTMRLRNVPLDQVFLNILQALQLGFEVRGNVIRVAPASVLAEEEAARAEARTRAQRVQPLEVFLLPVNYATADELVSQVQGLLSPRGSVSVDARTNTLIIKDLRENLTSIRMLVETLDSQVPQVLIEARIVETSDTFSRQIGVQWGGDIGFSQGTGNPTGLIFPNVLGLAGGATDGQTPVAGTSSNPNFAVNLPAPVGTGAGGAIGLTMGSVGGAVNLNLRLSALEEAGHAKIVSAPRILTMDNKEASISQGTSIPISVVGAAGVQTVFVDATLELTVTPHVTPDGNIRLSIDATKNEPDFQNTGARGDPTIIQRQATTELLIPDGDTTVIGGIYTRNAGHSVSAVPFLHRIPILGFFFKTQSESERRSELLIFITPRIVNRAESLGGMSAGSVSGDGWEE
- a CDS encoding AMP-dependent synthetase/ligase, whose product is MAKEFKNLVEILEHSVATYKSSPLFGTKTGGSYKWTSYGEFGVQVEQFRGALADMGVQKGDTVAVIANNRVEWAVGAYATYSLGARYCPMYEAQLVKDWTYILRDSGAKVALVANQVIYDQVKPLIDELDSLERVIYFDGPRDSEDSYQTLLDHGAKTPAAVVHPDEDDVCGFIYTSGTTGDPKGVLLSHKNIMSNVNGVHQLLEIGPDDVSLSFLPWAHSFGQVVELHCLLSMGAALGIAENVNTIIENLSEVRPTLLFAVPRIFNRIYNGVQQKMEAEGGIKQMLFTQGMANSEALRGMRERGESGGLTAMMNKFYDKLVFSKVRARFGGRLKYAFSGGAALSPEVARFIDNLNITVYEGYGLTETSPIATCNSPANRKIGSVGRPIPGVAITIADVEGYPSGTGEICVKGPNVMQGYHNLPEQTAKVLDEDGTFHTGDLGRVDEDGFVWILGRVKEQYKLENGKYVVPGPIEEQLKLSPYVNQVMVEGTNKAYNVALIVVDLENLSNWADKNGVPRDELLTHPKVKELYQKEIDRVSASLKGYERPKRFALIEEEFSADNDMLTPKLSVKRRVVMARYGDMINNLYNDDKTAAA
- the epmA gene encoding EF-P lysine aminoacylase EpmA, translated to MSDTQRLDRLPDHASVQTRGRLVQTDQGWELRNLHRRYSLVFFNAAEPAASEHLALVELAGQRDGEQITVASWRVIAHAQTGPTRLTADRTTELGRALEARARFNRQARHFFEFRDFLEVETPAWVRAPGTDVHLSPVAATVHLDGPHLPRTGYLHTSPEFSMKRLLCEGAERIYQRARVWRDGEVTARHNPEFSLLEWYRAWEPLDAIMDDVEQLVAQTLHAGSARPLLRPIPRVTMQEVVREACGFDILDTLTLEPLRETVHRLDLLPPHLCETTHWDDLFFALVVEHIDPFIATMGAVFVTEWPAPLAVLARKSPHDARTAERFELYVDGVELANGFGELTDAQEQRARFEEDSRARKARGLPCLPMPEAFLEALRFGMPPSSGVALGVDRLLMLQLGTASIRDVAPFALWRTEAGELVDWP